A DNA window from Schistocerca cancellata isolate TAMUIC-IGC-003103 unplaced genomic scaffold, iqSchCanc2.1 HiC_scaffold_1172, whole genome shotgun sequence contains the following coding sequences:
- the LOC126161226 gene encoding serine/arginine repetitive matrix protein 1-like: MPSETDARAERSAPEAANASPTAPADRAASLHANGVESSTSDSLRSVSNSTPPSTSVDRAHAYRVTRLPLETPVDVPTAQQDIDEALQHLVSLMPQAAAAPLGVDSDNDEEEMQTEQTSAGSQASTSRASRKRQKSDDDSSAPDARKFRKENALNGTKTGTKIRRRTLKSKVDNDGFVAPTKTAKATRQPTAAPVGTSNSFQALSDSEDEELTLPPLQQRRAPPPLIVKFERHFRELQNALNLLIGRDSYTISTSGDDLHKVKVKTTEHFVKLSEECTRRGWNFYTFSSNRKKPLKVVFRKIPRTLKPEEVKEDLEQMGYCVEEVIRMKLHRTKGRNPLFLQRRVSAGTSHPRGAPTHSQTKRRRGRRGRASGRPHSEAVVNLAQQRGNSDARNKERQQPHRQPQNAPPAMERDGGQTPPAASQQVQARLHAAPAAANQAAGPPSPPQRAAPLAAQPQVVPPPAPLPRQSAPTTAPRRNGADQSAPPVPDRSSMADFPEPRWRRQRPITGQQPAPAAHTNGAQQRSGNRTTGDGHTVGPRQNGVHTDRHDVGPRQDGDRIDRLLDTMQLMMARVTELMAAVQQVLAIASSTAHHA; the protein is encoded by the exons ATGCCGAGCGAGACGGACGCACGCGCCGAGCGCTCCGCTCCAGAGGCCGCTAATGCGTCTCCGACAGCTCCAGCGGAcagggccgcgtccctgcacgCTAACGGGGTCGAGTCGAGTACGTCAGATTCGCTACGGAGCGTCTCTAATAGTACTCCTCCCTCAACGAGCGTCGACCGTGCTCACGCCTATCGCGTCACTCGC CTGCCGCTGGAGACGCCTGTGGACGTCCCCACCGCGCAGCAGGACATCGACGAAGCACTCCAGCATCTGGTGAGTCTCATGCCGCAAGCAGCCGCTGCACCCCTCGGAGTCGACTCCGATAACGACGAAGAGGAAATGCAGACGGAGCAGACATCGGCAGGCTCACAAGCGTCAACGTCGCGCGCCTCGAGGAAGAGGCAGAAGTCCGACGACGACTCCTCAGCCCCGGACGCGCGCAAGTTCCGCAAGGAAAACGCGCTAAACGGCACCAAAACCGGGACGAAAATTCGCCGCCGCACGCTGAAGTCCAAAGTGGACAACGACGGCTTCGTAGCTCCCACGAAGACCGCAAAAGCCACACGACAACCGACAGCAGCACCAGTAGGCACGAGCAACAGCTTCCAAGCACTAAGTGACTCGGAAGACGAGGAGCTGACTCTGCCACCGCTGCAGCAGCGTCGCGCACCGCCGCCGCTTATAGTGAAGTTTGAACGCCACTTTCGTGAGCTGCAGAACGCTCTGAACTTGCTGATTGGAAGGGACAGCTACACCATCAGCACGTCAGGCGATGACCTTCACAAAGTGAAGGTGAAAACCACCGAACACTTTGTGAAACTCAGCGAGGAATGCACCAGACGGGGCTGGAATTTCTACACCTTCAGCTCCAACAGGAAGAAGCCCCTGAAGGTTGTATTTCGAAAAATCCCTCGCACCTTAAAGCCGGAAGAGGTGAAGGAAGATCTGGAACAAATGGGCTACTGCGTCGAGGAAGTCATAAGAATGAAACTTCATCGCACCAAGGGACGCAACCCGCTCTTCCTG CAGCGAAGAGTTTCGGCGGGAACGTCGCACCCACGTGGAGCCCCAACGCACAGCCAGACAAAGAGGAGACGAGGCCGCCGAGGCCGCGCATCCGGCCGACCACATTCCGAGGCGGTCGTCAACCTCGCCCAGCAGCGCGGGAACTCCGACGCCCGGAACAAAGAGCGGCAGCAACCCCACAGGCAGCCGCAGAACGCCCCACCGGCAATGGAGCGCGATGGCGGACAGACTCCGCCCGCCGCCTCACAGCAGGTACAAGCGCGCCTTCACGCAGCACCGGCCGCAGCCAACCAGGCCGCAGGCCCGCCTTCCCCGCCGCAGCGAGCCGCGCCATTGGCGGCCCAGCCGCAGGTAGTTCCCCCGCCTGCGCCCCTACCTCGGCAATCAGCTCCTACCACTGCGCCTCGCCGTAACGGAGCGGACCAATCAGCGCCGCCCGTCCCGGACCGGTCCAGCATGGCCGACTTCCCTGAACCGCGATGGCGTCGGCAGCGGCCAATCACCGGCCAGCAGCCTGCTCCAGCAGCCCACACCAACGGCGCCCAGCAGCGCAGCGGCAACCGGACCACTGGCGACGGCCATACTGTCGGCCCCCGACAAAATGGCGTACACACCGACCGCCATGATGTCGGCCCCCGACAGGATGGCGACCGCATCGACCGTCTCCTTGACACGATGCAACTAATGATGGCTCGCGTGACCGAGCTGATGGCCGCAGTACAGCAAGTACTCGCCATAGCCTCTTCCACCGCCCATCATGCCTGA